From Uloborus diversus isolate 005 chromosome 8, Udiv.v.3.1, whole genome shotgun sequence, a single genomic window includes:
- the LOC129227483 gene encoding beta-1,3-galactosyltransferase 5-like, protein MMSMARPCERRLWTLIAVVAATYTLSCLLYTFLDREQSPLLLRPAALWWKSDAQPYNMTLLDGKNDMEWLIDLPDFHFLINNKRCDGEKDVFLMVFVHSAPTNFRKRQVIRETWGSESNLIHDPMRVVFLLGTVADSEVQHRIQEENEIYHDIVQGTFEDSYRNLTYKHVMGLKWVTYFCRQARFVFKSDDDIFVDIFQLTSFLKDTFGQTGGVANLIMCYLVHSPHVKRSQRSKWRVSFREYPFRKYPTYCSGWGVLMSPDVVFKLYLLSSKVPYFWIDDVHITGTLASRLGISHVDFSDKLDLTSVNMDKWLNSEHLVRPFLFGYPDSDAETIFALWNRTMQYYSNKVTMNYNR, encoded by the exons ATGATGTCTATGGCTCGTCCCTGTGAGCGGCGCTTGTGGACTTTAATAGCTGTTGTTGCTGCCACCTATACTCTTTCATGCCTTCTTTACACCTTCCTTGATCGAGAGCAGTCTCCACTGCTTCTTCGCCCTGCCGCCCTCTGGTGGAAGAGTGATGCTCAACCCTATAACATGACGCTACTTGACG GAAAGAATGATATGGAATGGCTAATAGATTTGCCTGACTTTCATTTCCTCATCAATAACAAGCGTTGTGATGGAGAAAAAGATGTCTTCTTGATGGTATTCGTCCATTCTGCTCCTACAAATTTTCGCAAGCGACAAGTGATTAG GGAAACTTGGGGCAGTGAAAGCAACTTAATCCATGACCCAATGCGAGTTGTCTTCCTGCTGGGCACTGTTGCAGATTCGGAGGTGCAACATCGAATCCAAGAAGAAAATGAAATCTACCACGACATCGTGCAGGGGACCTTTGAAGACAGCTATCGTAATCTCACTTACAAGCACGTCATGGGTCTGAAGTGGGTCACATACTTCTGTCGTCAAGCTAGATTTGTCTTTAAAAGTGACGACGACATCTTCGTTGACATATTTCAGCTTACTTCTTTTCTAAAAGACACTTTTGGCCAGACTGGTGGTGTGGCAAATCTCATCATGTGTTATTTGGTGCACTCGCCTCATGTGAAACGCAGTCAACGTAGTAAATGGCGTGTGAGTTTTAGAGAATATCCCTTTCGAAAGTATCCAACATACTGTTCTGGTTGGGGAGTGTTAATGAGTCCTGATGTAGTGTTTAAGTTATATCTCCTGTCTTCCAAAGTACCCTATTTTTGGATTGATGATGTCCACATCACAGGCACTTTAGCAAGTCGTCTTGGCATCTCTCATGTAGATTTCAGTGATAAACTTGATCTGACATCCGTGAACATGGACAAATGGCTTAACAGCGAGCACTTAGTTAGGCCGTTTTTATTTGGGTATCCCGATTCGGATGCTGAAACTATTTTTGCTCTTTGGAATCGAACTATGCAGTATTATTCAAATAAAGTTACTATGAATTACAATAGGTAG